One Salvia miltiorrhiza cultivar Shanhuang (shh) unplaced genomic scaffold, IMPLAD_Smil_shh original_scaffold_455, whole genome shotgun sequence genomic window, ACAGCAAGACTTGAGAGGCATACCTGCTTGTTACCCATAGTTCGACCCCATGATAGACGAACTGTCTGCTTGCCAATAACCGTCCCGTTTAGTCTCTGAATAGCATCCTCTGCATTGCTCCTGTCAGAGAGAGAATTGAGTGTCATCCCATGGTTATGCAACTTCCAATATAGCAGCACTTACCCGACAATCATGATTATACTTCCATTCATATATCTATTCTAACTTTAAAAATTTCACTTATGCATAGTAATAACATTCACCAAAATCAGTGAAATGAATAATGTGTGTTTATGTAGGTAGTCCAATAAAAAGTGAATTTGATCAGTAAACACCATCTTTTCATAAATAAgacaaaaaatattcaaaagattcagaaaaaaataaaatggaagGAAAAACCTGTCACCAGTTTCACTACACAAAACTCACGCCATCTACACGTAGCTGACTGGAATCGAAAGCATTTCATGAAGTAATTATGTAGACCAATGAACTTAATTACCAAATAATAAATCTTTTATTTGaccaaacaatttttttatgcaaTGTTTTGTCCATTCTTTTGGCAGGGGCGGATATTTCATAGAGTCAACTATCAAAAGAAACATCAGATTTGACCTGTTTGCATATTGAACAAAACCACATCCCTTTCCAGCTGGTATTTTCACAGAGAGAACCTCTCCAAATGGAGTAAAAGACTGTCTCAGCTCTTCATCAGTTACATCAGAGTCAAGTCCTCCCACAAATATCTACAAGAAGCATGGGCTTAGATTATTCAATAACTTAGCATCAGATTAACCGACTTCCCAAAGAGGTCCAGGACTTACTGTTGTGTTAGCTGAGTCGCTCTCGGACTGACCTTGGGGCACAACACCATTTGCATATCCACCACCACCAGCCAATACGACAGCTAAATCAAGAAAGTCAATTGTGATGTTACAGTGGATAACACTACAAACTAACTGACAACACATGAAATTTATTTTGCACCAAGAAAGATGTCTTATTCATACAAATCGAAGGACCAGTTGAACAAAATTACGAGTTTTTAATGCTATTCATCAGATTACAGGAATGAGCAGTAGATCATAAAAGACAATCTAATAAAAATTTGTAATTTGCACCTTGTGAAGAATATTGTTGTTGTTGAGGTGATGTCTTTTTAGGGGTTGCAACACCAATTCGCATAGGTCTGCTAGAACAATAAACACCATTCATTTCATTCATGGCTCGAGTCCTCTCATTTTCATCTCCAAACCTGACAAAGCCATAACCTTTTGAACGGCCACTATTTGCATCAACCACCACTTTAGCACCTTTTACAGATGGATATCTACTAGCAAATGTGTCGGTCAACATTGCATCAGTAACATCAGAAGCTAAATCTCCAACAAATATGGATAGATCAGAACCAATATCAGCACCACCAGTGTTAGGGCGCCTATCACCAGTGCTAAAGGCTGCCCAGTTTAAGCGAAATGGTTGCTCTGTATTCGGCATGGTGATTCCATTGAAGCTCTGCAGAACTTTCTCTGCAGCTTCATGAGAATTGAACTCGATGAATCCATATCTCTCAGAGTGACCTGTTTGCTTATTCCGTAT contains:
- the LOC131004727 gene encoding polyadenylate-binding protein RBP47-like, encoding MNGGDLNQNQGQNQQQQQQQIQHHQQWVAMQQYQQQWMAMQYPAMAMQHNMMYNQHYVPYYHPQQQQQQYQQQQQQPTQGQKQSNQIQNGAEDNKTIWIGDLQQWMDEGYLQSCFSQSGEVVSAKIIRNKQTGHSERYGFIEFNSHEAAEKVLQSFNGITMPNTEQPFRLNWAAFSTGDRRPNTGGADIGSDLSIFVGDLASDVTDAMLTDTFASRYPSVKGAKVVVDANSGRSKGYGFVRFGDENERTRAMNEMNGVYCSSRPMRIGVATPKKTSPQQQQYSSQAVVLAGGGGYANGVVPQGQSESDSANTTIFVGGLDSDVTDEELRQSFTPFGEVLSVKIPAGKGCGFVQYANRSNAEDAIQRLNGTVIGKQTVRLSWGRTMGNKQSRMDANGQWNGAYYGRQGYNGYGYAAAGPSYGPPSNGHGNLQQPVS